In the genome of Clostridium cylindrosporum DSM 605, one region contains:
- a CDS encoding nucleoid-associated protein, which translates to MRNIRNITVNRAIIHIIDNSMEEPILNQRDLYLTDETLDFIGKHIAKASSDEEAKYAKFNGSNNIENICRSAIYDEDKFIESSNEIAKAFFNLSKSCGLIPSGDLLIVKFESEYGKMLAIMKMIYNKTFIHSIDYENEKMVIDIKTQYIGLPDTMQRLQKCALINFEDDNGELLVVNRPTKQEKDAKNLNTFTDEMLKCTLIDDKRDFTKNFVKSSEKWVRENLKEDAGKAEEVRREIGEALRNEDFIDIKEIATGILGNDEMAENYIDTLKEEGLKAEKIEIDKEWVDKKLKRKKLKIDKDMEIYINSDAYNDINRFQIKRNGDGTIDIIIRQIRNYFEKQ; encoded by the coding sequence ATGAGAAACATTAGGAATATTACTGTTAATAGAGCGATAATTCATATTATAGATAATTCTATGGAGGAACCTATATTAAATCAAAGAGATTTATATCTTACTGATGAAACTTTAGATTTTATTGGAAAACATATCGCTAAGGCATCCTCAGATGAAGAAGCTAAGTATGCTAAGTTTAATGGAAGTAATAATATTGAAAATATATGTAGAAGTGCAATATATGATGAAGATAAATTTATAGAATCTTCTAATGAAATTGCGAAGGCTTTTTTTAATTTATCTAAATCCTGTGGATTAATTCCATCAGGGGATCTTCTAATTGTAAAGTTTGAAAGTGAGTACGGTAAGATGCTTGCTATAATGAAAATGATATATAACAAAACTTTTATTCACTCAATTGACTATGAAAATGAGAAGATGGTAATAGATATAAAAACCCAATATATAGGACTGCCTGATACAATGCAAAGATTACAAAAATGTGCACTTATTAACTTTGAAGATGATAATGGGGAACTCCTTGTAGTAAATAGACCTACCAAACAAGAAAAGGATGCTAAAAATCTTAATACATTTACTGATGAGATGCTAAAATGTACTTTAATTGATGATAAAAGGGACTTTACAAAGAACTTTGTTAAATCTTCTGAAAAGTGGGTTAGAGAAAATCTTAAAGAAGATGCAGGAAAAGCTGAAGAAGTTAGACGAGAAATAGGAGAAGCTCTTAGAAATGAAGATTTTATAGATATAAAAGAAATTGCAACTGGTATACTTGGTAATGATGAGATGGCAGAAAACTATATTGATACACTTAAAGAAGAAGGACTAAAAGCAGAAAAAATAGAAATTGACAAGGAATGGGTAGATAAAAAATTAAAGAGAAAGAAGCTGAAAATAGATAAGGACATGGAAATATACATTAATTCTGATGCATATAATGACATTAACAGATTTCAAATAAAAAGAAATGGTGATGGGACTATAGACATAATAATTAGGCAAATTAGAAATTATTTTGAAAAACAATAG
- a CDS encoding DnaJ domain-containing protein: protein MKNPYEVLGLKQGASQEEIKKAYRDLVKKYHPDRHTNNELKDLAQEKMREINEAYDVLTKNSSNSSESSYSGYSSSHSSTSEGTYVFQRVRQYINTNNLSAAERELAGISIKNAEWFYLRGVINMKKGWYSQAYEDISTASNMEPSSAEYRAALNNLKYANNRYANNHYKRTSASGMGCCDTCTCLCCADSCCECCGGDIISCC from the coding sequence GTGAAAAATCCGTACGAAGTATTAGGGCTTAAACAAGGTGCAAGTCAAGAAGAAATAAAAAAAGCATATAGAGATCTTGTAAAGAAATATCACCCAGATAGACATACAAATAATGAGTTAAAGGATTTAGCACAGGAAAAAATGAGAGAAATAAATGAAGCCTATGATGTGCTTACAAAGAATTCATCAAATAGCTCAGAAAGTTCCTATTCAGGATATTCTAGTTCACATAGTTCTACCTCTGAGGGGACATATGTATTTCAAAGAGTAAGACAATATATTAATACTAATAATTTATCAGCGGCTGAAAGGGAACTTGCAGGGATATCTATAAAAAATGCAGAATGGTTTTATCTGCGAGGGGTAATTAACATGAAAAAAGGTTGGTATTCACAGGCATATGAAGATATTAGTACAGCCTCAAATATGGAACCATCAAGTGCAGAATATAGGGCAGCACTTAATAACTTAAAGTATGCAAATAATCGCTATGCAAACAATCATTATAAGAGAACATCAGCATCAGGAATGGGTTGCTGTGACACATGCACGTGTTTATGCTGTGCGGATAGTTGTTGTGAATGTTGCGGAGGAGATATAATTTCCTGCTGCTAA
- a CDS encoding DUF5685 family protein codes for MFGYVVPLKDELRIREFEVFRSYYCGLCNEIGKKSYISKVTLTYDMTFLSLLLSSIYLDTDITYKKFCPYKFNRVNIVNTNKYIEYAAHMNIILSNRKLIDNFKDDKSYVSLIFSKIISSKNITSDIESKIKTIDNYLLNTHKLEREKCSSLDEISHDFAKICEEIFDIHGNSAPLRVLGYNIGKWIYILDAFDDIEKDVKKGNYNPLLYRFNYKTSEDVKSFKSRIIDNIEFTLIRCLSEASSAFDLIDIKKNKDILDNIIYLGLDRQTTKVLRGGCCSEKSVRSIRA; via the coding sequence ATGTTTGGATATGTAGTACCATTAAAAGATGAGTTAAGAATAAGAGAGTTTGAAGTATTTAGATCATATTATTGTGGATTATGTAATGAGATTGGGAAGAAATCCTACATATCAAAGGTAACATTAACCTATGATATGACCTTTTTATCCCTTTTATTATCTTCAATATACTTAGATACTGATATTACATATAAAAAGTTTTGTCCATATAAATTTAATAGGGTTAACATTGTTAATACTAATAAGTACATTGAATATGCAGCGCATATGAATATAATACTAAGTAATAGAAAGCTTATAGATAATTTTAAAGATGATAAGAGCTATGTTTCTCTGATATTTTCTAAAATTATAAGTTCAAAAAACATAACTAGTGATATAGAGAGTAAAATAAAAACTATAGATAATTACTTACTAAATACACATAAACTAGAAAGAGAAAAATGTTCTAGCTTAGATGAAATTTCCCATGACTTTGCTAAAATTTGTGAGGAGATTTTCGATATTCATGGCAATTCGGCTCCACTTAGGGTTTTAGGATATAACATTGGTAAATGGATTTATATTTTAGACGCATTTGATGATATTGAAAAGGACGTTAAAAAAGGAAATTATAATCCACTTTTGTATAGGTTTAATTACAAAACAAGTGAGGATGTAAAATCTTTTAAAAGTAGAATAATTGATAATATTGAATTTACACTTATAAGATGTTTAAGTGAGGCGTCTAGTGCCTTTGACCTTATTGATATTAAGAAAAATAAAGATATACTTGATAACATAATTTACCTTGGACTCGACAGACAAACTACCAAGGTTTTAAGAGGAGGATGTTGTAGTGAAAAATCCGTACGAAGTATTAGGGCTTAA
- a CDS encoding class IV adenylate cyclase translates to MSEIEVKVIGIDCNDLKDKVKSLGGTLVKKEFQENYIFSLPSELNSTGYIRIRVTKDYLHNNNKTLLCIKKVISQEKVRKMDEREFEVDNFDEAFGFLSALNIEFLSKENKSRESYKLNNSLIEFDKWDDEVFPYPYAEIESEDEEELNNIVSLLNIPTDKVTSKGLLQIKKEMGL, encoded by the coding sequence ATGAGTGAAATTGAAGTTAAAGTTATAGGAATTGATTGTAATGATTTAAAGGATAAAGTTAAGTCTTTAGGTGGTACTTTAGTAAAAAAAGAATTCCAGGAAAATTATATTTTTTCACTTCCAAGTGAATTAAATTCAACTGGATACATTAGAATACGTGTAACTAAAGATTACTTACATAACAATAACAAAACTCTTTTGTGTATAAAAAAGGTTATTTCTCAAGAAAAGGTGAGAAAAATGGATGAGAGAGAATTTGAAGTAGACAATTTTGATGAAGCATTCGGCTTTTTATCAGCACTTAACATAGAGTTTTTGTCTAAGGAAAATAAATCTAGGGAAAGCTATAAACTAAATAACTCACTTATCGAATTTGATAAGTGGGATGATGAAGTTTTCCCATATCCATATGCTGAAATAGAATCTGAAGATGAAGAAGAACTTAATAATATAGTATCTCTTCTTAACATACCAACAGATAAAGTTACATCAAAGGGACTACTTCAAATAAAGAAAGAAATGGGGCTATAG
- a CDS encoding heavy-metal-associated domain-containing protein translates to MMQCFFNIPSMHSLSSARRVSNIIEGVNGVKNVNTDYEKSIVGVFCENKDSVVESISNEVKKSGYEISLL, encoded by the coding sequence ATGATGCAGTGTTTCTTTAATATACCATCAATGCATAGCTTATCCTCTGCTCGCAGAGTTTCTAATATTATTGAAGGTGTTAATGGTGTTAAAAATGTTAATACGGATTATGAAAAGAGTATAGTTGGAGTGTTTTGTGAAAATAAAGATAGTGTTGTAGAAAGTATTTCAAATGAAGTTAAAAAATCAGGATATGAAATTAGTTTGTTATAA
- a CDS encoding metallophosphoesterase, with amino-acid sequence MKIYGISDLHLSFDSNKPMGVFGELWEDHYIKIEKNWRDKITDNDLVLIAGDISWGMKIDEALKDLEFIHRLPGKKTIIKGNHDYWWASISKLNSLYEDIYFIQNTHYKWQDYAICGTRGWISLDGEEHNEAVYKRELLRLEMSLESAVKEGINKKIVMMHYPPITKYNKCKEFLDILEKYKVEKVIYGHIHSSSKNICFNGIYNEIEYKCTSADIINFDPIRIL; translated from the coding sequence TTGAAAATATATGGAATATCAGATCTACATCTTTCCTTTGATAGTAATAAACCAATGGGAGTATTTGGGGAACTATGGGAAGATCATTACATTAAAATTGAAAAAAATTGGAGGGATAAAATTACAGATAATGATTTAGTATTAATTGCAGGAGACATTTCTTGGGGAATGAAAATAGATGAAGCATTAAAGGACCTTGAATTTATTCATAGACTACCTGGCAAAAAAACAATAATAAAAGGTAATCATGATTACTGGTGGGCTTCAATTTCAAAATTAAACTCATTATATGAGGATATTTACTTTATTCAAAATACACATTATAAGTGGCAAGATTATGCTATTTGTGGAACAAGGGGGTGGATTTCACTTGATGGTGAAGAACATAATGAGGCAGTATATAAAAGGGAATTACTACGACTTGAAATGTCTCTTGAAAGTGCAGTTAAAGAAGGTATAAATAAAAAGATTGTTATGATGCATTATCCCCCTATTACTAAATATAATAAGTGTAAAGAATTCTTAGATATACTTGAAAAATATAAAGTTGAGAAGGTTATCTATGGACATATTCATAGTTCCTCTAAAAATATTTGTTTTAATGGGATTTATAATGAAATAGAGTATAAATGCACCTCTGCTGACATTATAAATTTCGATCCTATAAGGATACTATAA
- a CDS encoding EscU/YscU/HrcU family type III secretion system export apparatus switch protein — protein sequence MKRKSAAAIKYEKGLSAPVVTALGFGHVAEKIINAAIDSDVPIIENEDLVSSLSSVSVGDNIPKELYEIVAEIIAYVYSLDKK from the coding sequence ATGAAAAGAAAAAGTGCAGCTGCAATTAAGTATGAAAAAGGACTTTCAGCACCGGTTGTTACAGCTTTAGGATTTGGACATGTTGCTGAGAAAATAATCAACGCTGCAATTGATTCTGATGTTCCTATTATTGAGAATGAAGACCTTGTTTCAAGCCTATCATCAGTTTCAGTTGGAGACAATATTCCTAAGGAATTATATGAAATAGTTGCTGAAATAATAGCCTATGTATATAGTCTTGATAAAAAATAA
- a CDS encoding DUF2225 domain-containing protein, protein MTMQLNTDFKYEDFLYDKTYTCPCCNTTFKSKTVKTGKIRIVSKDSDLFQHCEPINPILYDVVLCNKCGYASMAKVFEKKLYKDEVKAIITKITPSFKPREYPNIYDVNTGIERLKLSLVSSMVKGAKASEKAYTCIKIAWLYRLLGDKEHEDIFIENAYNGFSEAFSKEDAPILGMDYNTIVYLVAELARKTNRTDEALKLFGKLITNPSTPSRIKEIAREQRQLITSEDIEQLD, encoded by the coding sequence ATGACTATGCAATTAAATACAGATTTTAAATATGAAGATTTCTTATATGATAAAACCTATACTTGTCCTTGTTGTAATACTACATTTAAAAGTAAAACAGTAAAAACAGGAAAAATACGTATAGTATCAAAGGATAGTGACCTTTTTCAACATTGCGAACCAATTAACCCAATACTATATGATGTGGTTTTGTGTAATAAATGTGGCTATGCTTCAATGGCCAAGGTATTTGAAAAAAAACTTTATAAAGATGAAGTCAAGGCGATTATAACTAAGATTACCCCTTCATTTAAGCCAAGAGAATATCCTAATATTTATGATGTGAATACCGGGATAGAAAGACTAAAGCTATCACTTGTAAGCTCAATGGTTAAAGGGGCTAAAGCAAGTGAGAAGGCATATACTTGCATAAAAATAGCATGGCTTTATAGACTTCTTGGGGACAAAGAGCACGAAGATATCTTTATTGAAAATGCTTATAACGGTTTTAGTGAAGCCTTCAGTAAGGAAGATGCTCCTATACTTGGTATGGATTACAACACTATTGTGTACCTTGTAGCAGAGCTTGCAAGAAAAACAAATAGAACTGATGAAGCACTGAAGCTATTTGGAAAACTTATTACGAATCCTAGTACTCCATCGCGAATAAAAGAAATAGCCCGTGAACAAAGACAGTTAATAACAAGTGAAGACATTGAACAACTTGATTAA
- a CDS encoding class I SAM-dependent methyltransferase has product MNKGICDKLKLVLWGLSGRIEENIDYIRQVKFTFVTGLKKIEGEYLLDKKAVIFNGKEEDITIGNLPDYISKEALNYDSLEFVLEERGSAVVVTADAKEVKTKKLDKLEKKEDKSVFNTSQVLKRNYLIKIGEADDLLREIGVLTKEGKVKNDMIRKYNQIDHFVELIDSMIDEVSKGTETVTILDCGCGKSYLTFVLNYYIKEKKKKNCYFIGVDRSEEVIESSKKIAKKLGYKNMEFIADDINFYEPSRRVDIVLSLHACDTATDMALGLGVRLKSKAIMCVPCCHKELLSQYRFKEFDSILKHGIFKTKFADILTDGVRSLLLESQGYKVSVVEYISPLETPKNILIRAYKVSDKNEKALDEYMKLREMFSIYPSLETYIDVYED; this is encoded by the coding sequence TTGAATAAAGGAATTTGCGATAAGTTAAAGTTAGTTCTTTGGGGACTTTCAGGAAGAATAGAAGAAAATATAGATTATATTAGACAGGTAAAGTTTACATTTGTAACTGGCCTTAAGAAGATAGAAGGAGAGTATCTTTTAGACAAAAAAGCAGTAATATTTAATGGCAAGGAAGAAGATATTACAATAGGAAATTTACCAGATTATATATCTAAGGAAGCATTAAACTATGATTCTTTAGAGTTCGTTTTAGAAGAGAGAGGAAGTGCAGTTGTAGTTACTGCGGATGCAAAGGAAGTAAAAACTAAAAAACTTGATAAATTAGAAAAGAAAGAAGATAAAAGTGTGTTTAATACATCTCAAGTTTTAAAAAGAAATTATCTTATAAAAATAGGAGAAGCAGATGATCTATTAAGAGAAATTGGTGTACTTACCAAAGAGGGAAAAGTAAAAAATGATATGATTAGAAAGTATAATCAGATAGATCATTTTGTTGAGCTTATTGATTCAATGATAGATGAGGTTTCAAAGGGTACAGAAACTGTTACAATACTTGATTGTGGTTGTGGAAAATCTTATCTAACATTTGTTCTTAATTATTATATTAAAGAAAAGAAAAAGAAAAATTGTTATTTTATTGGGGTTGATAGATCCGAAGAAGTCATAGAATCATCTAAGAAAATAGCAAAGAAATTAGGATATAAGAATATGGAATTTATAGCAGACGATATTAACTTTTATGAACCAAGTAGAAGAGTTGATATAGTACTTAGCCTACATGCTTGTGATACTGCAACTGATATGGCCTTAGGTTTAGGTGTAAGATTAAAGTCGAAGGCTATTATGTGTGTACCATGTTGTCATAAAGAACTTTTATCTCAATATAGATTTAAAGAATTTGATAGCATACTAAAGCACGGTATATTTAAGACTAAATTTGCAGATATATTAACAGATGGGGTTAGATCTTTATTACTTGAAAGTCAGGGGTATAAGGTTTCGGTAGTAGAGTACATATCACCACTTGAAACACCAAAAAACATTTTAATTAGAGCATATAAGGTTTCAGATAAAAATGAAAAAGCCTTAGATGAGTATATGAAGCTTAGAGAAATGTTTAGCATATATCCATCCCTTGAGACATATATAGATGTTTATGAAGATTAA